Genomic window (Mus caroli chromosome 14, CAROLI_EIJ_v1.1, whole genome shotgun sequence):
ttattgtttgggaaTATAATAGATTGTATATAATATCCAAtactaaatggtcagccctaaaagcttacataaaataacattatatatatacatatacatatatatatatatatatatatatatatatatatttatgtgtgtgtgtgtgtgtgtgaaaatttaaacaaaaagaatccatggatttaaaagagagcaagaagtAATATATCTGATGATttggaagggagaaaaaggaagggatgatgacataattattttataatataaaaactaaaaattaatagCATGATTTCATCTCCTAGTTCCGGCCCTCTAATTCCTTTCCTATCCACTCACCATATTCCCCTACCAACTTCATGTGCTGTGTTATTGTTTTAAACTCACGAGTTCACCCACTAGTTGCTGCTTGTAGGTGCATAAATGAAAGACCACATACCAAAATACAGGTAGCCTTTCAGGGGCTGAATCCCTGAGGAAAACTGATTCTTTCCCACAACACCCATCAGTTTCCAGTAGCTTCACAACTATTGATGGGTCCTCATGAGGCCCACCCCCACATGTGCTCGGATTTTGGATGGCTTGATTTAGTTCAGGTATTGTATATGGCATCCCTGTGAATCTGAGTtcctgtgtgtaggtgtgcaacTGCTGACATGACTGGCAAATTCTGTTTCATTGCAGACATCCGTTACTCCAGGTTCTCTAATTTACCCACCCTCTTATGAGACAGTCTGTGTCCTCTGGAGGGATGGAGTTTGCTATAGAAGACCCATGCAGGTGTGAGCAATTTATCATCTTTTATCCTCTACATGTTATCCAGCTCTGTGGTTCTATATCAATCACTTTTTACTTCAAAAAGAAGCCCCTCTGATAAGGATTGAGTTACCCTGATCTATaggtataaaaataagaaattaccAGTCTTTGAAATGGTGCCCACTCAGTAGGTGACAATTGATGATGGAAGAGACTCTCCATTTGACCAAACACACATGTCTCCTGTGCGTTGTGTAGATTTTCTGTATGACCATGAATATTGTAATAGGCTTTTGATGGTGTTGAtgcttttaagacattttaatgtaaatgatTTCTTAACTGTATCTCCTATAGGTAATCCCAAGAGATTCACTGGGATATGATGCTATACTTGGGTGGAATAATTTCTTTGATGTGTTGCTAATTCCCTGTCTGAGATGAATAGATATTGGTTCATGTCTTCTCCCAAAAAACTACACAAAACCTCCcaagtaattaaaatatagaaacttGGTTACCAGGTGATGGACTTTGGAAAAGTGTTTGAATAAAAGGCCCAGTCAGTCATAGGTTATCTCTTTTCAAGATGTTAATCAGTGGGTTACAAGTATATTACGTGTATATTGTATCAGTGGGTATATAACAAGAATACAGAGAATGAGGAACAGTaaaatgctcagccctaaatcaTACTTCTTTTCTTAATGGTCAGATATCACCATGGAAGAGGGTGGTGGTGGAAAGAGTAATAGCTAGAGGCAGGAGATTACTATGAGGGAGCAGTGTTTTCCAGACATAACAAGTCAGCTGTATATGTAAATTAATAGCAGTTGTGACAGCATAAACACGACCTTTGCATGCTGAAGCCAAATGCAATCCCATAGAGAGAAGACATAGTTACATAGTTACATAGTTACATAGTTACATAGTCCCATCCCTAGCTGAGGAGTTCCTGACAGATAACTAgtatgagagagaatgtgtttgCCTCTTTTAATGGACGTCCCCACACCCAGAAGTATATAAACAACATGGATTGTActgggtaggtgtgtgtgtgtgtgtgtgtgtgtgtgtgtgtgagagagagagagagagagagaggggggtgtgtgtgtgtgtgtgtgtgtgtgtgtgtgggagagagagagagagagagggggggggggggggacccaaaCATTGAGAAAAGGTATTGGGGCAAATTTTAGAGGAGTTTGAGAGTGAATATGACCCAAATATATTACAATAATTCCttaagtaattaataaaaaaagatttttcccttttaaaaccCCTAGTATATTTCTCTTCTCAAAATGGTACATGGATAATGCTAAATAGAAGTAAGTGCCTGAATTGAGTAGTTAAATGATTATATCCTTAAATCTAACTCTACCCCATTTATAATTAATGAAATTCTGAAAATGACTGAAATACTCTATTTTAAGTCTATGCAACAAATGCAAAAGTATAATATCTAGTTAGTGAGGTTATTGTGAAATTCCTTGCCTATGGTGCTGAAATGTGAAATGTCATTCTCTATTTGTGATGGCAGTCAAAGCTCTCTTAGAAGGCTGCCATGTAAAGGTACAAAAGTAACACCAGTTATCTCATTTGTCAGTTTCCAAATGGATGGATGATACACAAAAAGGCTTCTTTCCCAGCTTTAAAAACACAGTTCCTTTCTGGAGTTCCTCATAGGTGATAAACAGTCAAGGTACTTCAAAGGATTTTCCATATGAGGGATGTGTGGAATAGCTGTGTAACAGGTTTATTCATCCTTGCACAGAGTTTGTGCAGGTGAAACCCCAGATTCCATAGGAGCATCAATTAACTCCAGCAAAAGTGTGATGGGAATGCTATATACTTGGGACCTGTCTGGGGTTGGAAAGTCACTCCCTTTCTGGTTTTCTGCCATCATATGCTCTGTACCCAGCAGCCACTGCCTCTAATATATTGCTGGTATAGGATTTCTGACTATTTTTCTAGAAATCAACAAAGGAATAGCTTGGGACAGTAGTGAAGAACACTAGAGATCACATTTCTCATGCACCAAAATAgtcaataattattttatgtgactTTCCTCAAGTGACCTTTACTATTGCTTTTCATCATAGTGAAAGCCaaagtttctcctctgaaaatttGTGAACAAAAGTCATTTTTGGGGCTGCCCACCCCCCACacttttttaaagacaataatATGAAATGAGTGCTTTATGAAAagactttccttttctctccagctATGACAATAGTCCATATTGTAATGTTGGATTCACTAAGACCATAGCTCTCAGGTGATGTAGGTTTGAAATAATtgtcctctattttatttttcagagattaTTTTTCCTCCTCAGAGGCAAGACTGTTTGGCCTATAAAATGTCCCAGAGAATAAATATTCATGTGCTTTGGAAATGAAGCTGGGGATAGATTATAGATTACATACAAGACATGCACACTGCCTTCCTCCCAACCATGGGTCAGCAAACTTAACTTACAAGATATGACAGTGAAATATGGACAAAGTAAGAGCCTAGATAATACTTAAAATAGCAATCGTCCCCATGGTACTGCTGCTAGGCTACATAGGCACCCCTATCTCTGAAGGTAGGCATGGCATTCAGGGTTGAAGAATGCTACCaagttttctttagaaaatttcttttttttttttaaaagatttatttattatatgtaagtacactgtagctgtcttcagacactccagaagagggcgccagatctcgatgcggatggttgtgagccaccatgtggttgctgggatttgaactctggacctttggaagagcagtcgggtgctcttacccactgagccNTCTCACCAGCCCCGAAAATTTCTTAAGAAACAtatcttcctatagggctgcaaagcCCTTGCatccccataagaagaacaacaatatgaattaacaagtacctccagagctcccagggactaaaccaccaaccaaagagtacacatggagggactcaaggatgaccttgtgagacatcaatgagaggagagacccttggccttgggaaggctcagtgccccagtgtaggggaatgccaggacagggaagtgggtgggttagtgagcaaggggaggatggatagtatgggggggggggttagaggggaaatgaggaaagggcctgaaatttgaaatgtcaataaagaaaacatctaataaaaaaataaattaatttaaaaaagaaatttacctAACAATGTGagcttttaataattaaaaaaaggtCAGCCACAGAAGAAGTGAGCTGAGGAAAGGAGTCGGGGTCTGGGCGAGCGACGTTCGGCTAGATATCACCGAGCTAGGTGGGATAGCCAGGTAACAATTTTAAGATGCCAGGACGGTCCAGTACAAGTTCAGGTTCTACCTGTTACATATCCTTCAGTGGTttagagtcagctctctcctcttTAAAAAACTTCCAATACTGTATCAGCTCTGGAATGGACACAGTTTCTAGTGTTGCCTTGGACCTTGTGGAGACTCAAACTCAAGTGAGTAGTGAGTACAGTATGGACAAGGCCATGGTTGAGTTTTCTAAAATGGATCGAGAACTAAGCCATTATGTTAAGGCTATCCAGTCTACAATCAATCATGTGAAAGAAGATCGTCCAGAAAAAAGTACCAGATTTAAAATTACTGGTGGAGAAGAAATTTTTGGCTTTACAGGATAAGAACTCTGATGCCAACTTTAAAGAGAATGAAAAGTTCGTGCAGTTCAAGCAACAGCTGAGGGAGCTGAAGAAGCAATTAATGAAACccaaagaagatggaagacacaGTGAATTTGACCCGAATAAGGATTCCAGTAGAGCAGGCAATGGATGAGATGGTATTCATGCAGACAGAGAGAAtgatgggacagaaggagttgaCAAAGATATGATTGTGACCCAGAGGCAAACCAATTTCATCTGCCCCATAACACAGCTGGAAATGAAGAAgccagtgaaaaataaaatgtgtggccATACATACGAAGAGGAAGCCATTGTTCGAATGATTGAATCCAAGcataagaggaagaagaaggcctGTTGCCCCAAAATTGGCTATAGCCATACAGACATGCGAATGTCAGATCTCATTCCGGATGAAGCCCTGAGAAGGGCAGTCGAGAgccacaacaagaagaaaaaacgCCACTCTGAGTAGGAGCAAGCCACCTGCCCACAGGGATGTCAGCAGCCTACCTCCCCTCCAGCCACCAGAGAGTGAGGGTAGACAGTGATAGACCTGGCTGAGCACCACTGTTTGCGGTAACCCTTGAAGGCTAATTGTAATTGAAAGCATTTCTTAAGTTACAGTAAAAACACAAGTACATTATATTCTTAATTTTCAAGTGctctgaaattttaaataaaactttgatAATcctcaaaaacattaaaaaaagaaatatatcttaaaattaaCCTCACAGTGGATAGAATCTGAGAAGACTTAACCATTTCATTAAGCCTCAAATCACTGAGGTTATCAGAATTCAGTTGTACCACTTTAAGAGTGCCCATTTGATATTTCATACTCCCTGGGTTGATGTGCCATTAAGCTTtcaaaaatgcaaaaatcaaagCATAATCACATATGGTAATTTACTAGCAAACCCTTTTATTGGAAATTTTGCATTTGTTCTCTATTTCTGACAAAAGATGCTTCTAGAATGGGCACTGGTCATGATAGCATCATCCTGATCACTGATCATTGCTATTGCTATTATTTGTTATTATGGTTAATCATCATTAATGTTGTTATTTAATCCTAAATCAATGCCTCAGAGAGGCCATTCTTCATGATAACCAAAGAAGTACATGGAAATGCAACGAATGTGAGTAGATAAATGTGAAGTATCTCTTTTATATGCTTTGACTTTTAGTAATCATGTTTGACACAAGGTCTATTTTCACAATGATAAATAGTTATAAATTGGTTTAATTCTATACACGGTTAGTGAAGTAGTAGTATGTTCTCCTCTAAGGCCTCTACCCTGTCTAGCATAGCCTACAAACAGtgccaggtatgggtttcattttGTAGAACCAGCTTTGAATCcagtcagaaagtggttggtgACTCTCATGAAGATCATTCTTGTATCAGTTGGCATGTCTTGCCAGTCCACTCATAACTGTAGCTCAGGATTCACAGGTGAGCAAGGgtgattattaattttcttcccaAATGCCATGAAAGGTAGCcagtgggaattgaacttaagatATATAGATAGGCACTTAGAGGCCTGAATGTTTCTTCCAGGttagtaataaaatataagcagATTTCATGTATCCTAGTTTCCTCTTTCTATTGGCTAATGGATGTTAGCTATGGTACAATCATAGGCTTTGCAGTCCCATTGAAATTAGTTTGTGTCTTCTTCTACCTATTCATCTGATCTTTCAAATATTCATCAGTTTCTCCTCAGTTGAATGCAGATAATGATAGTGTTATTGAGGGGATGCATGCAGAAATATTTAATAGCCTGTTTAATACCAATTTCAGAGTAAAGGTTTAGTAATATCTAGCCCTTTAGTAACATCACCCTGAGTGTGGTAAAGTAATCTTAAGCTTTTGCAATGGTCTGCTGAGTGTATACTTTTAGTGAAAGTATTTTGTATGTATCTTGTAAAGAGGATTTAACTTCCAGTCAGATAAGTTAAAGCATAATCtcttgaaaatttaaaactgaagcGTTTTATTGTAACAAAGGAAGATTCTTTAATGAATGATGAGAAGAATTATACTGATCTGTGGTTATGTTGGGCAGACATGGGAGAGgtcaaagggaggagagacagggatGAAAGtaatacaattttttattttaatttttaaaactttaaagagcAAAATGAAGTCCTTAAGAATATACAGACAGTAAATATAATGACAAATGGGTATCATAACAAGTTATTGCCTATGTTTTTAATCATTGCTAGTGTGAAGAAATTAGAGTGTGTAATATTTGCACTGTGGCGACCAGATGCTGTGTAGAATTAGCCTGACTCAGGGTTTCAAGGTTGCCACATGCTTacattctcttctgttttttttcagtctttgtttgtggtccagtgtttagGGCTTTATGAGACTCTGCTTCCTTATATGAGAAAGGACTTAACTTCATAAGAATGGTGTGATGGATATGTGAAGCCAATGCCGAGCCCATGATGCAATGCTAGACTTCTTGTAGACACACAGAAATGTGCTTGAGCTATGTCAGTGTTGCTAGGTAGTCAGGCAGGAAATGACATCTAAGAAATAGTGATGGAATGAAGAAGCATAGTGTGGAAATGCAACATAACAAAATTCAGAAGATAGCCTGCTGTAACTCTGGGATTTTTCTAATTAGTTTAAATTTCAGTAAATTGCTTTTCTCAGTAGTAATAATAACAGAATTTAAACTGTTGttttcagctgggtgtggtggcacatgcctttactcccagcactcactctggaggcagaggaaggaggatctctgaattcgNNNNNNNNNNNNNNNNNNNNNNNNNNNNNNNNNNNNNNNNNNNNNNNNNNNNNNNNNNNNNNNNNNNNNNNNNNNNNNNNNNNNNNNNNNNNNNNNNNNNNNNNNNNNNNNNNNNNNNNNNNNNNNNNNNNNNNNNNNNNNNNNNNNNNNNNNNNNNNNNNNNNNNNNNNNNNNNNNNNNNNNNNNNNNNNNNNNNNNNNNNNNNNNNNNNNNNNNNNNNNNNNNNNNNNNNNNNNNNNNNNNNNNNNNNNNNNNNNNNNNNNNNNNNNNNNNNNNNNNNNNNNNNNNNNNNNNNNNNNNNNNNNNNNNNNNNNNNNNNNNNNNNNNNNNNNNNNNNNNNNNNNNNNNNNNNNNNNNNNNNNNNNNNNNNNNNNNNNNNNNNNNNNNNNNNNNNNNNNNNNNNNNNNNNNNNNNNNNNNNNNNNNNNNNNNNNNNNNNNNNNNNNNNNNNNNNNNNNNNNNNNNNNNNNNNNNNNNNNNNNNNNNNNNNNNNNNNNNNNNNNNNNNNNNNNNNNNNNNNNNNNNNNNNNNNNNNNNNNNNNNNNNNNNNNNNNNNNNNNNNNNNNNNNNNNNNNNNNNNNNNNNNNNNNNNNNNNNNNNNNNNNNNNNNNNNNNNNNNNNNNNNNNNNNNNNNNNNNNNNNNNNNNNNNNNNNNNNNNNNNNNNNNNNNNNNNNNNNNNNNNNNNNNNNNNNNNNNNNNNNNNNNNNNNNNNNNNNNNNNNNNNNNNNNNNNNNNNNNNNNNNNNNNNNNNNNNNNNNNNNNNNNNNNNNNNNNNNNNNNNNNNNNNNNNNNNNNNNNNNNNNNNNNNNNNNNNNNNNNNNNNNNNNNNNNNNNNNNNNNNNNNNNNNNNNNNNNNNNNNNNNNNNNNNNNNNNNNNNNNNNNNNNNNNNNNNNNNNNNNNNNNNNNNNNNNNNNNNNNNNNNNNNNNNNNNNNNNNNNNNNNNNNNNNNNNNNNNNNNNNNNNNNNNNNNNNNNNNNNNNNNNNNNNNNNNNNNNNNNNNNNNNNNNNNNNNNNNNNNNNNNNNNNNNNNNNNNNNNNNNNNNNNNNNNNNNNNNNNNNNNNNNNNNNNNNNNNNNNNNNNNNNNNNNNNNNNNNNNNNNNNNNNNNNNNNNNNNNNNNNNNNNNNNNNNNNNNNNNNNNNNNNNNNNNNNNNNNNNNNNNNNNNNNNNNNNNNNNNNNNNNNNNNNNNNNNNNNNNNNNNNNNNNNNNNNNNNNNNNNNNNNNNNNNNNNNNNNNNNNNNNNNNNNNNNNNNNNNNNNNNNNNNNNNNNNNNNNNNNNNNNNNNNNNNNNNNNNNNNNNNNNNNNNNNNNNNNNNNNNNNNNNNNNNNNNNNNNNNNNNNNNNNNNNNNNNNNNNNNNNNNNNNNNNNNNNNNNNNNNNNNNNNNNNNNNNNNNNNNNNNNNNNNNNNNNNNNNNNNNNNNNNNNNNNNNNNNNNNNNNNNNNNNNNNNNNNNNNNNNNNNNNNNNNNNNNNNNNNNNNNNNNNNNNNNNNNNNNNNNNNNNNNNNNNNNNNNNNNNNNNNNNNNNNNNNNNNNNNNNNNNNNNNNNNNNNNNNNNNNNNNNNNNNNNNNNNNNNNNNNNNNNNNNNNNNNNNNNNNNNNNNNNNNNNNNNNNNNNNNNNNNNNNNNNNNNNNNNNNNNNNNNNNNNNNNNNNNNNNNNNNNNNNNNNNNNNNNNNNNNNNNNNNNNNNNNNNNNNNNNAACCTAGGGCTATctctcagactcagaaatctgctttccATGTCTGGAGGATGAGGGTGAATGTGATTTATATATAGCACCAAGAACCTAAACTGATTTTAAGTTGTACATACCCTGTTGTCCTAGCTATTATTTAAAANCAAAACGAATAGTAGAATGTGtgtcttctaaaaagaaaatgatggtgGGCCTTTGTTGGTTTGATATGATTGGTTGCTATGGATCATATGTGAGTGCAGANGTAAAGAATAGGGAAAGCTTGGGTNTCAAGCAGTATAAGGACGTAAGTGACAAAAAGGCATATTTTGTTTGGAACCTAGGAACAAAAATGCCTGAAACATAGGATTGGTAAGGGTCTTGGAAGAACAACTACCCATGATGCAGACATCCTTTGTAGGTTTAGATTTTTccaaacctacttttaataaggattctcaAATATATGATGAGAAGGATTACACTTATCTGTGGTTACNTGNGGCAGATATGNAAGGGGTTNGAGGGAGGAGAGGATGCCTCTTCTATCCCATCATCCAAAGGTAGGgcagaaaagatggtaaataggacaaggggatatGGATCTATTTAGAAGTAGtactttggggtgattccaatctctaCTGTNAGGATATctgcagtccagttcagtagtgttagGATACCAAACATGAATTAGTAGTGGTGGCACCATCCAGCAGAAACAGACAGANCTCAGTCAAATCAGCAGGAATCAGTGGGAGCAACAAGAAATACCTGCATTGCNAGAAGAGGTTGTCTGCTGTGCATCTCTCAAATGAAGTGAAGATCATCGAAGACTCAAGATCAAGGAAGTATTGCAAGACTAGCTAAGCAGGTGACCTATCACTGTCTGTAAGTCcaatttatactctctccaaacNNNNNNNNNNNNNNNNNNNNNNNNNNNNNNNNNNNNNNNNNNNNNNNNNNNNNNNNNNNNNNNNNNNNNNNNNNNNNNNNNNNNNNNNNNNNNNNNNNNNNNNNNNNNNNNNNNNNNNNNNNNNNNNNNNNNNNNNNNNNNNNNNNNNNNNNNNNNNNNNNNNNNNNNNNNNNNNNNNNNNNNNNNNNNNNNNNNNNNNNNNNNNNNNNNNNNNNNNNNNNNNNNNNNNNNNNNNNNNNNNNNNNNNNNNNNNNNNNNNNNNNNNNNNNNNNNNNNNNNNNNNNNNNNNNNNNNNNNNNNNNNNNNNNNNNNNNNNNNNNNNNNNNNNNNNNNNNNNNNNNNNNNNNNNNNNNNNNNNNNNNNNNNNNNNNNNNNNNNNNNNNNNNNNNNNNNNNNNNNNNNNNNNNNNNNNNNNNNNNNNNNNNNNNNNNNNNNNNNNNNNNNNNNNNNNNNNNNNNNNNNNNNNNNNNNNNNNNNNNNNNNNNNNNNNNNNNNNNNNNNNNNNNNNNNNNNNNNNNNNNNNNNNNNNNNNNNNNNNNNNNNNNNNNNNNNNNNNNNNNNNNNNNNNNNNNNNNNNNNNNNNNNNNNNNggaggctaattatgggatggatccctggatatggcagtctctagatggtccatccttttgtctcagctccaaactttgtctctgtaactccttccatggatgattgtttccaattctaagaaagggcaaagtgtccacactttggtcttcgttcttcttcagtttcatgtgttttgcaaattgtatcttaatcCCTGAAGTTTAATTTTGTGGAATAGGATTGTGTTTAGGATGCCCAACTAAACATTATTTGCAGGTACGTCTGTGAGGATAATATATTAGCCTGCTGACTGTAACAATCTGTTCACTTCTGATGTGAAGGGCATCATCATATGTGCTTATGTCCTAACAGACAAAAATACAGAGGGACTCAATGCGTAAATGATTAAGGTAAGAAATTTACGagtttgcattttaatttaatttttgatgtCTATACATGATCGGTGTGAATGAATACATACTCATGTTaacatgtgtgggtgcatgtgtgtatgtgtacaggtatgtgcatatgtatgcagatTTATATGGAGTTGATGGTAGATGTCTTCCTTGATTCCGCTTCGTGTTAGTTCCCGAGTCAGGACCGTCACTGAACCTGGTGCTCACAAATTCTGGCTAATCTTGCTAACCAGATTGCCTTTAGGATTCCTGTCTTTATCAAGCTTGACCAGCTTCTACATGGATAGGAGAGATACAGACTCTATCTCTTACACTTGTAAAGCAAGAACTTTATCCACCTTGGTATCTCCCCAGGCCCTGGACTGTGATT
Coding sequences:
- the LOC110309904 gene encoding LOW QUALITY PROTEIN: E3 SUMO-protein ligase NSE2-like (The sequence of the model RefSeq protein was modified relative to this genomic sequence to represent the inferred CDS: deleted 1 base in 1 codon); the protein is MPGRSSTSSGSTCYISFSGLESALSSLKNFQYCISSGMDTVSSVALDLVETQTQVSSEYSMDKAMVEFSKMDRELSHYVKAIQSTINHVKEDRPEKVPDLKLLVEKKFLALQDKNSDANFKENEKFVQFKQQLRELKKQLGIHADRENDGTEGVDKDMIVTQRQTNFICPITQLEMKKPVKNKMCGHTYEEEAIVRMIESKHKRKKKACCPKIGYSHTDMRMSDLIPDEALRRAVESHNKKKKRHSE